The Elaeis guineensis isolate ETL-2024a chromosome 3, EG11, whole genome shotgun sequence region TCTCTACAAATTGCCTACATGAGTTATCAAAAAGTTAGATAAAATCAAAAGAGCTTTTCTTTGGAAAGGCTCCGAATCTATTAATGCCATTTCTTGTAAGATCTCTTGGTCCAAGGTCTACCTCCCTAAAGAAGAAGGTGGGCTCCGTATCAAAGATCTTCGCTCTTTCAATCAATCCCTGCTGGCAAAACAGGGTTGGAGATTCATTAAAGAAGACCCtagctggtggagaaaaattatctcTGGAGCCTATCTCAAGAGAGTCAAACTCATTGATAAATAGGGACCTAACAAATATTTTTCTACACTATGGTGAGATATTGTAAACACCTTGCCACCGATTTGGAATAGCGTTAAATTTGAAGCTGGAAATggcttgaaaatatttttttggcatgacaGCTGGATTCGTTTTGTCTCTCTAAAAACTCTATTTTCCAATCTCTATGCTTGCTGCTATGAAAAAAATGGATCAGTGACCTCCTTTTTCAATAATAGACGAGGAACTTGGGGCATTCGAGCTACCAATCTGACTCCAATTGTTAGACAGGAAAAATCCAACCTACTTTCCATACTTTCTGCTATGCAACTAAATTTAAATCAAGATAAAATTATTTAGCAGTTAAAACCTTCAAGCAACTTTTCTTCATGTTTCTTGTATAACTTTTTTATCTCTAGAGGTGTGAAGTAGTCTATGGCCAAGTTGATTTGGAAGAGTAAACTACCATTAAAAATCAAATGTTTGCTATGGCTAGCACTTTCAAATAAGCTGAATATCAAGGAGCTTCTtagaaaaaaattggataaaaatatTAGTGGCTGTATTTTGTGTGCTGGTGATGTTGAATCTTTGGCTCATCTATTCATTAATTGcaccttttcttttaaaatttgatattgggTCTATGACGGGCTGAATATTCCTCCTGTGCCTTCCTCTTTATGTCAAATCTGCATCATTTGGTGTAAACAGCATTTCAATTCTTTCAATTCTATCTTCATGCCAGTGGCAGCTATTGGTGCTAGCTATTGGGAGGAAAGAAATTCAagattatttctaaaaaaaagctCGACTGAAAAGGATGTATTCAGAAAGGTGATGTATTGATTTCAAGAATGGACCATTCTCTGTAAACCATCTGAGCTATCTGCTGTAGCTTTTTTAGTcagaaatttattaaaatagggAGTTTTTGATGCTAAAATCTGTTGTTAATGATTTGcaagctccttatttattttatattccccttcttgcttctttctcgCTTCTTTCTTAGTATCAGTTAATACTAGTAAAGGAAGTTTGCTCTTAGTCTGAATTTTCTGCAATTTGGATGGATCTTTTTCTGCTGAGTTATATCATTCAATTTTTGCTTACATAACTGAACCTATTACCTCCTCTAAATGCATCTGTTAGTATGGAAGACAATGATGGAACTCTGCTCTGTAGCCTGGTATTTTCCAAGGCATCTATTGCTGCAATTGTTTGAACGCTTACTACTCTTTGAGTCTCCTCTCTTGGATTTCTTGATTTTCTTACTTCTAAATGGATTCAACTAAGTCTCTTCCTTATCtcattttaagtcttttatttctGAACTGCTTTATTATTTCTACATTTATCTAGAATATATTACCTTATAATCTCTCTTTATAAATTTCTAAACTTTTTTACTCTGAATAAAATTGGTGAGTAGTTGGGTTCTGCCACTACTCTCCACAcctctcaaaaaaataataataataaaagttttCATTTTGGATACATTATGGTTGGAACCTACTCCCATATACAGTAGTTTGATGCAAAGGGAGTTGAATATTTACTTTGTCTTGGAAAAACTGTCCTTGCTTCCAATGAATTTCTAGTCTTACAACCAAAGAGCCAGTCAAACAAATACAAAATTATCTTATACTTAAAAGAATCAAATTAAGACAAAACTACCTCAGGATGGAACAGAAACCGAGTTGCGTCACcctaaaatattaattataaaatgtTCCAATAGGCGGGTAGCTAAACGGTGAAGAAATCCCCTCATAAAGTATAGGATAGAACCCCATATCGAACGCCATATCACTGGCGTGCCGACTCGGAAGTCATCTCTTCCAATGAGAAAGTAATTGGTTACGACACCTTAATCAAAGATGCAAACGTGTCCTATGGCTTTAGAAAGAGAAGATTGTTTGGTGCGTTTCCTGGGTCCTAAATAACTGctaatttctctttttgtttcatCCTGCTGGAAACATCGAATGATTATTTGCTGACAGTATGTTTTCGGTATATTATCTTCATTTATTTTGAGTCTGTACTCTTGGAGATTTTGGTATCAACTTTGTTGAATCGGCTCTTTGAATGCTTGTATCCTTCAGACAGCCAGAATATCGATATCGTGGATAATAAAAAGTTAAATTCTTAACTTCTGGAATGCAAAGTCTACTGCCCGGTAGTTCAATAAGCTAGGAGACGATCCGGTTAGTCAATACTCTGAATCTAAGTtcatagccaaaaaaaaaaaaagaaggggcttTATGCCCTGGTTATGTTTGCTTTGCTTCTAACGACATTGAATCAACACTCCCTGATCAAAAGTCCAAACCCAATCCCCGGCCATGTTAGCTAATTCCTTGTCAGTTATGACATGTGGGGATAAAAATGGGCCAGGCCCGGACCCAGACTTTGCAAAACACTGTACATAACCGGCCTGAAAACCTAGTCTCCGCCGGGCCGGCCAATTGCTCCCTAAGTGGAACAGGAGAATTAATGGTACAAGAGCATTACACCAGAATCAACAATCACGCGAATACAAGTATCATCCAAATCAAACCCAAGTGGCTGACTTTGATCAGTAATCCACTTTTACTCAGAAAGGAATGAGACGCTCGATGATCCAACTAAGAATCTCAGATAAATTTTCCCGTTACTTCAGTGGTTAAATTCAGACATGGAGGACGGAGATAGATTTGTAAGCATTATATATTAATAACTACTACTTATAACAGACCGGTTCGTAAGTATTACATGTTAACAATGACTCCAGTAAAATAAATTTGCCCGTTGATGTTTTGCAACGGTTTATAGGAGGCACAGCAACTGACCAGTAGGCTCGACCATTACATAGAGCTGAGTGTGGCCCCAATCAGCCCAATAACACATCAATCTGCCATCAAAGCTTGTATTCAAGCAATGCTTGCATCAGATCCAACCATGACCGAAACACAAATTATACCCTACACCACGTTTACCAATATGGCCATGCACTGTACCAATCAGCTCATCTCCTTCCTGTGGGCCAAACGTTGAAAAGAGCGAAAATAATGAATGGGGCCGGGACAAGGTTATTGGATTGGTGCATGGCCACATGGTGTACGCACTGTAGGGTATAATTTCTGCAACTGAAAACTTCCCTCTTGAGAAAGCGCAAATCTACAACCAAAGCTTTAATAAGTTATTAGAACTAGGTATACCCAGATTTCTATTATTAGCTGTGCAAGCATGTCCGTTATCCAATTATGTACAAGTGGTGCATGTTTGAATTGAAGATGGTTCGATTTGTTTATCCTAAGAATTGATTTCCTAATTGGAACGAAGCAGTCCTCACCATGTCTATCATCACAACTTCTCCATGTCTATGCACGCTTGAAGTAGTAATTTGACGTGCTTAGGTATTTAAAAAATGGTAGAAACATGGAGCGATGTATAAACGATATGAGAAGAAACATCCACAAACCAGATGCAACCGGACGGATAATAAATGTAGCATTAACAAAGAGCAAACATATAGAACGGATCAAATCGTCCAGCGAACCTGTTCATCAGGAAACGATAAGAGCACATAATGCTTGGACAATTGAGTGGATTCCATGAGTCCTCGTATATAGATGTGGTCCCACGAGACTCCAGAACCTTGCTTTCCTCACACAGGGACAGCTCCATACTCTTCTTTGATCGAGCTTCCTTGGTTGCCTTTCCACTTTAATTATCACATGGCGTGACTCATTTCCGCAACACTGACTTTTTTCAGTTTTCTTCCTTAACATGAGCCGTTCATTCAAATGGACCCACATTGGGACCTGAAGGGAGATATACTTCGGGTTATATATATGATGAGGTAAGCCATGTCGATCATCCGTTGATGTGAAGGCAAGAGGGAATCAAAGTGGAGAGCGGAAAGACGGGGATAGTTTTTGCCCGCGCACTACTCAATTTTGCTGGTGACCGGTCTATATCTTGATATGTTGGCTATGTTTTAAGTTTGCTTGCTTTGGAGAGATAAAAGGAGTTTTTTTTCAAAGCGGAGATCGGAAAAAAAAGGATCTTTTTTAAGGCGAACTGAGAGGAAAAAAAAGGATTCTCTAGAATGCCATAAATGTTTTGTTTAGGTCAAATGAATGGTTAGCCAAGTGTGCATAGATGGAGCGCAGCCTCACATGCTGGATTAATCCGATCATTATAGGACATTAGTTCAAATATAAATGAACTTACTCTATTACATATATCTCttgtaattctaaaataaaagagAGTAATTGAGTAGTCTAGAAATTGGATGTACTGGAGGCTATGATTTTTAAGAAAATCTTGTATTCTATaattatcaattttctacaatgAAATTTCTGCATCACATGGGCGGAAACATATAAATATTAtacacttttatttttttcttgattcatTATTCTTTCTCCATGAGGCAAACATGATCGTTTCTAGGTCTTGGCACCTTGAGTTGCTTGGCTCAAGCAGGGGTGAGTGATAATGTGCTGCGGCAACTGTTGCAGCCGTCAGCAAGACCTGTCCGTGTATGTACGATTGTAATGTTTTATGCGGGCCGATGCAATAACTGCGTGATTACGAATATAATATAACAGCCGATTCACAGCAAAGAATATAGGGGTACCCACCCTATGATGTACAACAAACCATCTAAAGTTTCTATTGGTGTTATCTTTACAGCAACACTACCGCTGTGACGGAGCGTTTATAAGCATGAAGAGGGGTTTTGGATTTTACAATTGGAGCTTGGACATTGCTCGTGCTACTGATTGGTCTTgtaacaaaaattaaaatactttgGACGAGAGATTTTAATCACTGCTACGTTGTTTGCATGAAATTAAGGTTATTAAAAGCTATTCTGGCCGTCTGCCGAGCGATCCTGGCTGAGACCAAGGTCAGTCATATATAAAGCCGAAAAGACTTTTAAGATATTCGTGAATGGCAAATGAGGCCTGATACATATGGTCATCTTTTTCTTAATAGCTTAAAGTTTTGGAGTCTAGTGATTAGTTaacattaacaaaaataattctaGGCTAAACTTTTAATTTTGGCCATTAAAAGATCAGTTAATCAGAGGAAAGTTACGAAATCTCGGCAAGTAAATCGGTATAGTATTCGTCAATATTTCTCAAAATACATTGAGTTCATATGGACCAAGATATGTACCTAGCAGTGGTTAAATTGTACATTTCATATCCTTGTGCTGTAGGTAACATTGCATTTGAATACCTTGTTTAAATCTTGGCCAAAATGAAAAACTTTTTCTAGTACTAGGATATCAGAAACAGTCTAATTAAGATTGAGATTAAACTCAAGTTATTGGTATATCTCCAAGAGAATAACTCTAGCAACTCAATTAGTTGATTCTCATAGGATGGAAAACCCTTGCTGGAGGTTCACCAGCCCATTTTCCATGTATTAATGACAGCGAGATAGAAAACTCAGAAACTTTTGTTCAAGAAAATACAAGCCAAGAGAAAGGTGTAACCAATGGGCGCCCACACGACGACAAAATAAAGACTTCATCTAATATGATAATTATTCTGTCTTTTACTATACGAGTCACCCAAAGAATAAAGTAACTTTCTTGCAGTTATCCATGCCCTTGCAGTTATCCATGAAATCAGCCTGTTTGTCGAGAGACTTGGTAGAGGGTTGGTATTAATTGGGTCATTTATGTTTAGTTTTGACAATGGAGAACAAGAAACTTTTTTGCTCTTTTCCCTTTTCTACAAAATAATAGCGGAGTTTCTTTTTCTTCAGCCGGGTTTTCACATGCCCATTTACTAGATACCGTTTTagaaaggaaaataaaaaaaatgccgTTATAGAAAGGAGAAGGCAATATTCtttgctgcaagtgaagccaaATTCTTGTTTATTTACTACGTCAGAACAAATTTGAGGGAAATCTAGCACCTTCTTTTAACAACATTCGTTTTTGGTGTTTGGGTCAAAGGTATCATCGAATGTGTCGCCGACCAGAAGAATATTTCACCCAATATATCTATTGTGTAAATTTCCTACAAGTAGCCAGGATTGCCGAGGATTTGCCCTCCTATGTGGCCAATAATGGATGACAAACCCCAACTTGGATTATGTGCTTCATTTTCCTACTTGACCTGGGCCTCACGGAATCTCATGTGACACTAACGTATCTAGATAAAGCTTTTATGGATAGACTGATCATGAAAAtcgatcatgaaaaaaattatgattagatCGTCATCGTCTGCCACATCTCCGAGATATACTACATGCACATAAtactaagaaaataaaaatagataaatctTAAGGGGTTATGTGATATTTATCAAAACTGTTTCAATATCTTTAGGATTtatccatttttatttttttaatattttaacggGTGCATGATGTGCTTATGTGGCAGGCAATGTTAATCCGATCATAATTTCTTTCATGattgatttgattataaaaattttatccactgTATGTTGTATTCGTTGCACCAAACCTCAATTGCCATATGAGACAGAAAATAGAGTGATGGATCTCaaagaattataaaaaaataataagaagaagaagaaataaatttGTGACAATGAGTCGCCTAACATTCGCAAAAAGGGTTAAGTTCCCCAAGAGTTGGAAGTCTATCAAAAGATGTTCTAAATTATAATAAGGTGTTATAAATACCCTCCCGGCATTTTGGAACAGGGTGCTTCAAAATTGGGAATAGTAATCGGACCTTTTTTTCTGAAAAGATTGCTGGATTTCTAATTCACGGATTCAAGATCTTTTCCCTATCGTGTATGGTCGAAGTTAGAGGAAGTGTGGCACTGTGGCAAGCTTCTTCAATCCAAAATCTAAGACTTGAAGATCGGGTTGGCAGTATCCTCTTCTCTCGAGACTCATTctcaattctttttcttttcaacttACGGCACTCCTCTCTAAAGTTGCTTTCAATCAAGAAGAGGACCAAGTGAGATAGACCAtgaatggtaacaaagcttttacTTAAGCCTTTTTCTATGAATTGTTGAACACCGGAGGCATTAAGGGTGCTTTTGCAAGTTCTCTATTGAAGCTTAACGTGCCCTTGAAAGTCAAATGTTTCCTCTAGCTATGTTAGAAGAAGAAACTTGATACTAGAAAAATTCTAGGAAAAAGCCCTAAAGAGGTGCATACTCTGTCACGAGTCAACTAAGTCAGTGGATCACCTAGTCTTTTATGTAGGTTTTTTTCCATCGTGGAAGGCATCATGCTCTTCTCTACGAGTACTTCACCTTCAGTCCACTTTTGAGTATCTTTGTTTGTATTGTAATATGATGGAAACTGAGCGTGGTGACATGACATGACCAAATTGGTTCAGATCGACGGTCGATGTGGCAATCTAGATCTATCTTAAACGATCGAAGGCAATCAGATCAGGACTAGCCTTGCCTATCCGAAGGATGAGGCAGTAGACTAAAAGCAACTAATTTCCAAGATCGCGCGCCTTCTGATGTAAAGTCACGAATCTCGAGCTGACAGATGCTTAGCTCAACGTCCATCCTAATTCAACCTGAATCTTCTCATATTGGCTCGTGGTTTTCCCCACCTTGCATGAAAGAGAATTCCCTCCATTAAGCTAGAAATTGAAAATACCATAATAACCTTCCATGATTACACCGAATCTTTAGACAATTACAATGCAATCCTAGATAGTTATAACACGGCTCCAAGTTATTAGGATGCAATTCATGGAAGATTTGGAATCTCGGCAATAAATAAACCACTAGTCCGTCTAATACTTAGAGAACTTTATAGTCATGCAAATCCACAAAGACAGTTGGCATCATCAATCCAAAGATCAGCAGTAACAGATCGAAAGAAGAGGAACAAATCCACAAGGCGAATTctagatttttgttttttttttgaataagcaGTCATCCATTTCTTCCGTTGCATTAGAGGGCTTCTCACTCAATGATTGGTCTAGCCTGTGTAATCAGGAAACTTCTTGTGGAATTTTGGAAAAATCTGGGAAAAATTCGGAATCTTAGAAGAACCCTTTCGGACGACTATTTGAGTTTCAGGTGGCTGGGTTTAATTGATGCTTAAATCTCAGGATCTTCAGGTGCCTTGAGAGGGGAGAACAAAGGTGCAGACCTAACCGTGAATTCACTCTCATGGTGGTAAATTTGGTCCTATTTGGCATTGTAATGAATTGCTCTTGGGCTCTCAATTGCAGCTCTTCAAGGAAAGAATCAGGTGAAATGGAGGAACCAGGTCCACCAAGAACAGAACCAGGTGCACCAAGAACAGAGGAACCAGGTCCACCAAGAACGGAACCAGGTTCACCAAGAACAGAGGAACCAGGTCCACCAAGAACGGAAACAGAGGAACCATATTCTATCTGCTACAGATCAGTGAAGCCTTCGCAAGTGCCTTGTCATGTTTTCTGCGTCGCCGGAGTGAAGGCAGCTTATGATCAAAGGAATTGGAGGCCCCTTGAGAGGTCTTTTTTTCATCTTCCAAAGCACCGGAGTGCCGGTTTTTTCTGATCAATCAAACAGATTCGCGTTTCCGTCGCTGTAAATTGTTCTCCGACTCTCTTCTTCTGTTTCCTTCGTATTTTCTCACTATGTTTGTGCACTTACCTGTAACTCCGTGGAACAGTGATAGTGCCTAATATAACTGCTCTTGTTTTTTCCTCGCAAATATATTCAGCTACAACATCAACAAAGCCTGCGTCGAAGTTTTTGCCTCCTATTTCCATCCCCCACCCCACCCACCCCCCACAAAACAAGAATAAAGTAGCAGTCTTGGATCGGCGACATGATTTTGCTCCTTCCGGAGTGTCACAGAGAGAATTATGTATATTTTGAGACAAAAAGGGAGGGAAACCCCACCAACGCAATTCTCCGAGATaataacaaaaaaagaaaaagaaaagatgaccCGTGATATAAATGGAACAGGACATAAACCATTAGTGTAGTAACAATTTGAATGACATAGTTGGGCCTACCAACTGACCGGAACTATTTATTGCAAAAGGATCACTGCGTACACCCACTTTGCCTTTCGCTGGGTCCCCATCTCCTACAGACATTTCCCATCATCATCATACATGAATGATTCCAAATTCcagtccctctctctctctctcaattttCACATGGCCTGGCTCGGTCCAAGCACTGACCTAGAACCAGAGAACTCCGGTCGCTGACGTATCCTCGATTGATAGGCCGAGCACAGCTGACGAGACGGTGAGCCCAAAGCCACGTCCACCATGATCTCGTTCCAGTGCTTCCTCATGGCTCGATTCAGCCTAGCTATGAACCCGCTCCTCCTCTCCTCACAGTACTTCAAAAATCGCGCGGTACCCAccggctcctcctcctccccccagCACGTACCACCACGCTGGAGTGGAACGGCGTGGCCGGCGAACCCGGCCGACAAGCTGAGGTACTCCATCATGGCGTCCACGAGCCACTTGGGCGCCGCGCCCTGCCCGTCCCAGAGCCAGACGCGAGCCATGGCCCGCTGCACCGCCAAGCCCAACGCCATGCCCGGGTTGGCGTCGGCCATGGCACTGGGGCTGACGAGGATCACGAAGTCGCCGGGACGTTGGGAATCATCGCCATGGCTGACAACGACTTCGCTGAGGTTGTGGCCGGCCAGGCGGAGGGTCACGCGGCGGACTGGCTTGCGAGGGTAGAGTTCATTTGGGTAGAGGATGTGTTCCACGAAATCACTGGCGTTCTGGAGAATCTGGGAAGCCTTGCCGTTGGAGACGAAGAGGAGATCGAAGCGCCGGGCGGCGACAGTACCGGGGCGCGCCGCGTTGAGGATGGTGATGTCGAAGCCTTCGCTGGCTTCGAGGTTTGCCCAGAGGGACATGGCTGCGAGGATGAGGACGAAGGCGAGGCCAGCGAGGGTATTGGGGGGAGCAGATTCAGCCGTAGGAGAGTCGGTACTGGTGGAGGAGTTGGGATTTGGGAGGAGAGGCTGCTCCATGAGCAATGTAGCTAGCAAGACCCAACGATGAGATAAAAAAGGTTACATGGTTAGGTGAGCCATCTTATTGTTCTTATAGAGTTGCAAACGAATGGACCATTTCTAGTCAATCTGTTTCATAATTGCAATTTGGAGGTTGATGAGTGTCCACTAATTCCTGGCCCCGGTGTGTTCTTGGAGAGGCTTTTTTTTCCACTTTTATCTATTTTCTGAGAAACTAATTTGTTGGATTAAAGATATATATGAATGATTGTGTGGCCACGGTGAGCTCTGAGGACAGCCATAGCTGTCGGCTGTCCATGGCTGGATATAATGGAGGAGTGAAGGAGCGATAGCAAAGGATGCAAGGGGTGTCTTCGAGTGGGGCCCTTTTTGGAAAAGATAGGGGTCTGATAATGGTGGATCGCTCCATGCAGACGAATGAATAAGTTTAaatactttgagatctatatacGGTGGTATCAAACGGCCAGTACGTCGATCATTCTTCTGCACGAAAGATATAGTCCAAACCTGATGAAGTAAGCAAAAAGTATGCATATATTTTGTTCAAATAATTTAGTATGCAACATGTTACATATAAGTTGGGAGAATTCTGGCCAAGCATAATTTAGTTGGAGATGATCTAAGCTTGAAAGCCCCAGCTGGGCCTTCCTGAGTGTGCTAATATAGTCAAGTAAACCTCAAAGCGATGACCGGAAAGAGGGGACTCCCTAGTATTTGTAAAATAAAATTGGGTGGCCACCAATTTATGTCTCTCTTTTTTCGCTTTTCTTTtggaaaaaatcatccatatgccAAGGCACAATGTGTTGAATGGCATTTACATACTCTTTATCAATTTAACATATTACTTTCACTTTCTATAGCCCTGTTCTCGTGTCACGATTTATGGTCTTATTGGTTTGCACGTAAGTGAATTCAACATCAGAGCGACATTCAAagtaatttctgtttcatgtacCAATCATGCACTAGCGCCCCTTGGTACCATAGCAAAAGCActcaataattatttattttgtaaatcatttttattaatcaatctaaagtaatatgttcagaaaataaaatatataaaaaaatttaaagtatatatattACAGCAGCCTATGATATTGTAACGGTCCAAGTTCTTGGGCTTGTAAACCCTTGACGGCCcaacgaagaaaaaaaaaaatttaacggaaggaggaagactcctaatcagAGTCTTCTTCCCTTCCATTTCCGATGAAATCGGACTTGAGGAGTTCGGTTAGGATAGAAGACCTTCCCTATAAAGACCCCCTTTCTTCCCTTAGGACCTTACaacaaaattttgaagaaattaaAGGGATTTGAGGGATATTTTCAAAAAAGTGCCGTGAGCGGTTGATCGGAAGAGAGGGGCCGTCGGAGCTGTTTTTGGCCACTGGAACAAGATATgttccttcttccttctttttgaaTTGATCCTTCCGACCATCGACGTGCTTGGAAGCCAGCAagatgccggttcgggctcaaacagggcacCCTTGTTTGTGCTGTTTCTCTCCTTCCGTCGCCGGCAGCAGGGACAGGTGGGGCTGCCACCAGGACGGTAGCCTCGCCACCATCGGGGTTGCCGAGGAGGGTGGTTGGAGATGGCCTACCTTGGCTGTGGGAAGGGGAGGCGTTCAGGA contains the following coding sequences:
- the LOC105041002 gene encoding uncharacterized protein; amino-acid sequence: MEQPLLPNPNSSTSTDSPTAESAPPNTLAGLAFVLILAAMSLWANLEASEGFDITILNAARPGTVAARRFDLLFVSNGKASQILQNASDFVEHILYPNELYPRKPVRRVTLRLAGHNLSEVVVSHGDDSQRPGDFVILVSPSAMADANPGMALGLAVQRAMARVWLWDGQGAAPKWLVDAMMEYLSLSAGFAGHAVPLQRGGTCWGEEEEPVGTARFLKYCEERRSGFIARLNRAMRKHWNEIMVDVALGSPSRQLCSAYQSRIRQRPEFSGSRSVLGPSQAM